One Dietzia sp. JS16-p6b genomic window carries:
- a CDS encoding Ig-like domain-containing protein, which translates to MTRSPRITVLASILAAAALVLGLAPAANAQSVMPPSPPGIPQLENAPLPTPLIPGVGAMPVLTYPVIGPDRPAPEYGDVNVFPTQNEIVGVAQPVMFFFDRPIADRARAEATLGIRTEPPVAGKFYWVNNSEVRWRPHSFWPVNTSVTVWAGGKRQQAFRTGDALIAEYDDRTKHITVTRNGQHVRTMRASAGMRGWETYNGVYYTGQRGRNVRMNSEAFGLRIEDGGYDSIINDAVRLSYDGIYIHSAPWSVADQGVRNVSHGCINVSPEDARWYYENSRNGDPFIVKNGPGRQFGAFDGQGDWNY; encoded by the coding sequence ATGACCCGTTCACCCCGGATCACGGTCCTCGCCTCGATCCTCGCCGCGGCTGCGCTCGTCCTGGGGCTCGCCCCGGCGGCCAACGCGCAGTCGGTGATGCCCCCGAGCCCGCCCGGCATCCCCCAGCTGGAGAACGCGCCGTTGCCCACCCCGCTCATCCCGGGGGTCGGGGCGATGCCGGTCCTCACCTATCCGGTGATCGGTCCCGACCGACCCGCGCCCGAGTACGGCGACGTCAACGTCTTCCCCACGCAGAACGAGATCGTCGGCGTGGCCCAGCCGGTCATGTTCTTCTTCGACCGGCCCATCGCGGACCGGGCCCGCGCAGAGGCCACGCTCGGGATCCGCACCGAGCCCCCGGTTGCGGGGAAGTTCTACTGGGTCAACAACTCCGAGGTGCGATGGCGCCCGCACTCCTTCTGGCCGGTCAACACCTCGGTCACCGTCTGGGCCGGCGGCAAGCGGCAGCAGGCCTTCCGCACGGGTGACGCACTGATCGCGGAGTACGACGACCGCACCAAGCACATCACCGTGACACGGAACGGCCAGCACGTGCGCACCATGCGGGCGTCGGCGGGGATGCGCGGCTGGGAGACCTACAACGGCGTCTACTACACGGGTCAGCGCGGCCGGAACGTGCGGATGAACTCCGAGGCCTTCGGGCTGCGGATCGAGGACGGCGGGTACGACTCGATCATCAACGACGCCGTCCGCCTGAGCTACGACGGCATCTACATCCACTCCGCCCCGTGGTCCGTCGCCGACCAGGGCGTCCGCAACGTCTCCCACGGCTGCATCAACGTCAGCCCCGAGGACGCGCGCTGGTACTACGAGAACTCGCGCAACGGCGACCCGTTCATCGTCAAGAACGGACCCGGTCGGCAGTTCGGCGCCTTCGACGGCCAGGGCGACTGGAACTACTGA
- a CDS encoding triacylglycerol lipase, with the protein MSARRAVTGVAGLVAAAALVVVASGPATASPATEQVPWRWWDGAAHQLTNGLADPPGINRDDCRPSARHPVPVILVHGTGLNGGNSWATYGAALAAEGYCVWAPTVGAPPGLGSTGGFDSLTGASAPQLAAEIDRVRALTGAHEVDLVGHSQGAIIASYVTATTRAHAVRTVVTLGVDPARSGEGPPEFVTEFLEVISPGTARRDAEATLAWLGDEGVPFARGVRYVAVVSDYDELTGPVTAPVVPDFVDLRVVRLQDGCEADRSGHLTVLASPRAVDLVTDALGGTAAEAGGARPPRCVPADQLLGVLAPVPPR; encoded by the coding sequence GTGAGCGCGCGCCGGGCGGTCACAGGGGTCGCGGGCCTGGTCGCGGCTGCTGCCCTCGTCGTCGTCGCTTCCGGGCCAGCCACGGCGTCTCCCGCCACCGAGCAGGTCCCGTGGCGCTGGTGGGACGGCGCGGCACACCAGCTCACCAATGGCCTGGCGGACCCGCCCGGGATCAACCGTGACGACTGCCGGCCGAGCGCCCGCCATCCGGTTCCGGTGATCCTCGTCCACGGCACCGGGCTCAACGGCGGCAACTCGTGGGCCACGTATGGTGCGGCACTGGCCGCGGAGGGCTACTGCGTATGGGCACCGACGGTCGGGGCCCCGCCAGGCCTCGGCTCGACGGGAGGATTCGACTCGCTGACCGGTGCCTCGGCGCCGCAGCTCGCCGCCGAGATCGACCGGGTCCGCGCCCTGACCGGGGCCCACGAGGTCGACCTGGTGGGGCACTCCCAGGGAGCGATCATCGCCTCCTACGTCACCGCCACCACGCGGGCCCACGCGGTGCGCACCGTCGTCACGCTGGGGGTCGACCCCGCCCGGTCGGGCGAGGGTCCGCCGGAGTTCGTCACCGAGTTCCTCGAGGTGATCTCTCCCGGCACCGCGCGGCGGGACGCCGAGGCCACCCTCGCGTGGCTCGGGGACGAGGGCGTGCCGTTCGCGCGCGGGGTCCGGTACGTCGCGGTGGTCTCGGACTACGACGAACTCACCGGCCCCGTTACCGCGCCCGTGGTCCCGGACTTCGTGGATCTGCGGGTCGTCAGGCTCCAGGACGGCTGTGAGGCCGACCGCTCGGGGCATCTGACCGTGCTGGCCTCGCCCCGGGCGGTGGACTTGGTCACGGACGCCCTGGGTGGCACGGCAGCCGAGGCCGGAGGCGCGCGGCCGCCGCGGTGCGTGCCGGCGGATCAGCTTCTGGGCGTGCTCGCGCCCGTGCCGCCGCGGTAG
- a CDS encoding triacylglycerol lipase produces MNIIGAARAAVAAVAAAALVVTGTGAAHATDPTSRAPIPVPYSFLNGAGMALTQPGAELPGANDWTCRPSAAKPRPVVLVHGTSGGAVTNWPTYGPLLHNEGYCVFTLTYGALPDVPWPVSVLGGLSDITAVSVPQVGEFVDRVLAATGAQQVDLVGHSQGTLVSGLVAKVGRPGKVHTVASIAPLWEGSGGGMRRSLDGVPGVSEQLGQIPALSQMSPGSEVLQLLWGGGSPYAPGVRYLNVVTRYDQLVTPYTSGLVPGPMTTNVVIQDGCEQDHAEHLAIASDPRAADFVLNALDPANPRAPRCEAIAPYLGPIPAPPGS; encoded by the coding sequence ATGAACATAATCGGTGCCGCCCGCGCTGCAGTGGCCGCCGTGGCCGCGGCCGCCCTCGTCGTGACGGGCACGGGCGCCGCCCACGCCACGGATCCGACCTCGCGGGCCCCGATCCCGGTGCCCTACAGCTTCCTGAACGGCGCCGGCATGGCGCTCACCCAACCCGGGGCGGAACTCCCCGGGGCGAACGACTGGACCTGCCGGCCCTCGGCCGCCAAGCCACGTCCGGTGGTGCTGGTGCACGGCACCTCGGGTGGCGCCGTGACCAACTGGCCCACGTACGGTCCGCTGTTGCACAACGAGGGTTACTGCGTGTTCACGCTGACCTACGGCGCCCTGCCTGATGTCCCGTGGCCGGTGAGTGTGCTGGGCGGGCTCTCGGACATCACGGCGGTCTCGGTGCCGCAGGTCGGGGAGTTCGTCGATCGGGTCCTGGCCGCCACCGGCGCCCAGCAGGTCGACCTCGTGGGCCACTCGCAGGGCACCCTGGTCTCCGGCCTCGTGGCCAAGGTCGGCCGCCCCGGCAAGGTGCACACCGTGGCCTCGATCGCCCCGCTGTGGGAGGGCTCCGGAGGGGGCATGCGCAGGTCGTTGGACGGCGTCCCGGGAGTGTCGGAGCAGCTGGGGCAGATCCCCGCCCTGTCCCAGATGTCCCCCGGCTCCGAGGTGCTACAGCTGTTGTGGGGCGGGGGCTCGCCCTACGCCCCCGGGGTGCGCTACCTGAACGTCGTCACCCGGTACGACCAGTTGGTCACGCCCTACACCTCCGGGCTGGTGCCCGGGCCGATGACGACCAACGTGGTGATCCAGGACGGGTGCGAGCAGGACCACGCCGAACACCTGGCGATCGCCTCAGACCCGCGGGCGGCGGACTTCGTGCTCAACGCGCTCGATCCCGCCAATCCCCGGGCGCCCCGGTGTGAGGCCATCGCCCCCTACCTGGGTCCGATCCCGGCCCCACCGGGCTCGTGA
- a CDS encoding diacylglycerol kinase has product MSKRDVPIRVVEWSTGYLGRMAVEAIDARPELELVGVFVSDPAKVGLDAGRLAGLDRDLGVDATDDRAELIALAPDAVVYTAETESRFMEAIEDFTAFLRAGVNVVASGPVLLQYPHGILPAEMISALDEAGRGGGATLHVNGIDPGFANDVLPMVMTSLSRRIDLIRVGEIADYSVYHQGETMRRLFGFGQTMESLPPLLRPGMLAAGWGSVVRQLAAAVGVALDEPLVERHERLPAERDLSLLACEVPAGTQAALRFEVAGQVDGEDRIVLEHVTRTAADQAPDWPRPDHGDGCYRIEIHGQPSMRVEFTHHAEHGDHNESGMLVTAMRLVNAVEAVVEAEPGLVYAKDLPMITGRGLMRR; this is encoded by the coding sequence ATGTCGAAGCGGGATGTGCCGATCAGGGTCGTGGAGTGGTCGACGGGCTACCTGGGCAGGATGGCGGTCGAGGCGATCGACGCCCGGCCTGAACTGGAGCTCGTCGGCGTCTTTGTCTCCGACCCCGCCAAGGTGGGCCTCGACGCCGGCCGGCTCGCCGGTCTGGACCGCGATCTGGGAGTGGACGCGACCGACGACCGGGCGGAGCTGATCGCGCTCGCACCCGACGCCGTGGTCTACACCGCGGAGACCGAGTCCCGGTTCATGGAGGCGATCGAGGACTTCACCGCGTTCCTGCGGGCGGGTGTCAACGTGGTGGCCTCCGGGCCCGTGCTGCTGCAGTACCCGCACGGCATCCTGCCGGCGGAGATGATCTCCGCCCTGGACGAGGCCGGGCGGGGCGGCGGTGCGACCCTGCACGTCAACGGGATCGACCCGGGATTCGCCAACGACGTACTGCCGATGGTCATGACGAGCCTGTCCCGGCGGATCGACCTGATCCGGGTTGGCGAGATCGCCGATTACTCGGTGTACCACCAGGGCGAGACCATGCGGCGGCTGTTCGGATTCGGACAGACCATGGAGTCGCTCCCCCCTCTCCTCAGGCCGGGCATGCTCGCCGCCGGCTGGGGGTCGGTGGTCCGGCAGCTCGCCGCCGCGGTCGGGGTGGCCCTCGACGAACCCCTGGTCGAACGCCACGAGCGACTGCCCGCCGAGCGCGACCTGTCCCTGCTGGCGTGCGAGGTCCCCGCCGGCACGCAGGCGGCACTACGGTTCGAGGTCGCGGGTCAGGTCGACGGTGAGGACCGCATCGTCCTGGAGCACGTCACCCGCACGGCCGCGGACCAGGCGCCGGATTGGCCGAGGCCCGATCACGGTGACGGGTGCTACCGCATCGAGATCCATGGTCAGCCGTCCATGCGGGTGGAGTTCACCCACCACGCCGAACACGGCGACCACAACGAATCCGGAATGCTCGTCACCGCGATGCGGCTGGTCAACGCCGTCGAGGCCGTGGTCGAAGCCGAGCCCGGGCTTGTATACGCAAAGGACCTGCCGATGATCACAGGGCGTGGCTTAATGAGAAGATGA
- a CDS encoding M13 family metallopeptidase, protein MTATEIPTADAPRPSGLDLQYIDPDVRSQDDLYQHVNGTWLRDHVIPADRPIDGAFLALRDLSEERVRDIITDAPVDSKIGAFYASFMDTDAVEAAGVAALAPDLAEIDGAADSDALARAMARLEKVGVGGLIGAYVNNDAKNSSEYILYLVQYGIGLPDESYYREDQYAKLRDQYTDHIARMFELAGLVESAEGEGAARRTAEQIVDLETRIAAAHWDVVARRDADKTYNPVTWEELPELAPGFPWHDWAREVGGTEETFGRLVAMQPDYLTAVAELWDTEPLETWKQWLRWRTVSSRAPYLAAELVDENFRFYGTVMSGTEENKARWKRGVGAVEAALGEEVGKEYVARHFPPGHKARMVELVENLTAAYRYSIGRLPWMTPATRERALAKLEAFVPKIGYPDTWRDYSALEVRSDDLLGNVRRSAEFEHNYELDKLGGPVDRGEWHMTPQTVNAYYNPVMNEIVFPAAILQPPFFDADADDAANYGAIGAVIGHEIGHGFDDQGSKYDGEGNLVDWWTDEDRSAFGTRVEALIAQYQGLTPDGLDPAKDHVNGAFTVGENIGDLGGLTIAILAYRLANGQDGEPAVGTGVGPEIDGLTGLQRLIASWAIVWRTKTRAEEAARRLAVDPHSPPEFRCNQVVKNLDDFHEAFGVTEADGMWLAPEERVSIW, encoded by the coding sequence ATGACAGCGACCGAGATCCCCACCGCCGACGCCCCGCGCCCCTCGGGCCTGGACCTCCAGTACATCGATCCCGACGTGCGGTCGCAGGATGACCTGTACCAGCACGTCAACGGTACCTGGCTGCGGGACCATGTGATCCCCGCCGATCGGCCTATCGACGGCGCGTTTCTCGCCTTGCGCGACCTGTCGGAGGAGCGGGTGCGCGACATCATCACCGACGCCCCGGTCGACTCGAAGATCGGGGCGTTCTATGCCTCGTTCATGGACACCGACGCGGTCGAGGCCGCCGGGGTGGCCGCCCTCGCACCCGACCTGGCCGAGATCGACGGCGCCGCCGACTCCGACGCGCTCGCTCGTGCCATGGCCCGCTTGGAGAAGGTGGGCGTCGGTGGCCTGATCGGCGCGTACGTCAACAACGACGCCAAGAACTCCAGCGAGTACATCCTCTACCTGGTGCAGTACGGTATCGGGCTGCCGGACGAGTCGTACTACCGCGAGGACCAGTACGCGAAGCTGCGCGACCAGTACACCGACCACATCGCGCGGATGTTCGAGCTCGCCGGGCTTGTCGAGAGCGCGGAAGGCGAGGGCGCGGCCCGCCGCACCGCGGAGCAGATCGTCGACCTGGAGACCCGCATCGCCGCCGCCCACTGGGACGTCGTGGCCCGCCGGGATGCGGACAAGACCTACAACCCCGTCACGTGGGAGGAACTGCCGGAGCTGGCACCGGGTTTCCCGTGGCACGACTGGGCCCGCGAGGTCGGCGGCACGGAGGAGACCTTCGGGCGGCTCGTCGCGATGCAGCCCGACTACCTCACCGCCGTGGCCGAGCTGTGGGACACCGAGCCGTTGGAGACCTGGAAGCAGTGGCTGCGCTGGCGGACCGTCTCCTCCCGCGCGCCCTACCTGGCCGCCGAGCTGGTGGACGAGAACTTCCGCTTCTACGGCACCGTGATGTCCGGCACCGAGGAGAACAAGGCCCGCTGGAAGCGCGGCGTCGGCGCGGTCGAGGCGGCCCTCGGCGAGGAGGTCGGCAAGGAGTACGTGGCGCGGCACTTCCCGCCCGGCCACAAGGCCCGGATGGTCGAGCTGGTCGAGAACCTCACCGCGGCTTACCGCTATTCCATCGGCCGGTTGCCGTGGATGACCCCGGCCACGCGCGAGCGCGCGCTGGCCAAGCTCGAGGCGTTCGTGCCCAAGATCGGCTACCCCGACACATGGCGCGATTACTCGGCGCTGGAGGTGCGCTCCGACGACCTGCTCGGCAACGTGCGCCGCTCCGCCGAGTTCGAGCACAACTACGAACTGGATAAGCTCGGCGGCCCCGTCGACCGCGGCGAGTGGCACATGACGCCGCAGACGGTCAACGCCTACTACAACCCGGTGATGAACGAGATCGTCTTCCCGGCCGCGATCCTGCAGCCGCCGTTCTTCGACGCCGACGCCGACGACGCCGCGAACTATGGGGCGATCGGCGCCGTGATCGGGCACGAGATCGGCCACGGGTTCGACGACCAGGGGTCCAAGTACGACGGCGAGGGGAACCTCGTGGACTGGTGGACCGACGAGGACCGCAGCGCGTTCGGAACACGGGTGGAGGCGCTGATCGCTCAGTACCAGGGCCTCACCCCCGACGGTCTGGATCCGGCCAAGGACCACGTCAACGGCGCCTTCACGGTGGGGGAGAACATCGGCGACCTGGGCGGACTGACGATCGCGATCCTCGCCTACCGCCTGGCGAACGGGCAGGACGGCGAGCCCGCAGTGGGAACCGGGGTGGGGCCGGAGATCGACGGTCTCACCGGACTGCAGCGGCTGATCGCCTCGTGGGCGATCGTGTGGCGCACGAAGACCCGCGCCGAGGAGGCCGCCCGTCGTCTGGCTGTGGATCCGCACTCGCCGCCGGAGTTCCGCTGCAACCAGGTGGTCAAGAACCTCGACGACTTCCACGAGGCGTTCGGTGTGACCGAGGCCGACGGCATGTGGCTCGCCCCGGAGGAGCGCGTCAGCATCTGGTGA
- a CDS encoding DUF4395 domain-containing protein: MSLREVFAFPEVVNDYAARCTAGLVVALAVGTMLAPPPAQTWLAAALVVGFALRVAGGPRYSPFGRLSVHVLAPRVSSEPKLVAGAPKRFAQTIGLVMSSVALGLFLGGLTTAGVVVLGVLVAAALAEASLGFCLGCWMYGQLQRVGVVSEDACVDCADIWARPGMTARN; the protein is encoded by the coding sequence ATGAGCCTGCGAGAGGTGTTCGCGTTTCCAGAGGTAGTCAATGACTACGCCGCCCGGTGCACCGCCGGTCTGGTGGTGGCGCTCGCGGTGGGGACGATGCTGGCACCGCCGCCCGCGCAGACCTGGCTCGCCGCGGCGCTGGTCGTCGGCTTCGCCCTCCGGGTGGCCGGAGGCCCGCGGTACTCACCGTTCGGGAGGCTCTCGGTGCACGTGCTCGCCCCGAGGGTCAGCTCCGAGCCCAAGCTGGTCGCTGGTGCGCCCAAGCGGTTCGCCCAGACGATCGGCCTGGTCATGTCCTCGGTCGCGCTCGGACTGTTCCTGGGCGGGCTCACGACGGCGGGGGTCGTGGTGCTGGGTGTGTTGGTGGCCGCAGCTCTCGCCGAGGCCTCTCTGGGGTTCTGCCTCGGGTGCTGGATGTACGGGCAACTGCAGCGCGTCGGGGTCGTGTCAGAGGACGCCTGCGTCGACTGCGCCGACATCTGGGCTCGTCCAGGGATGACCGCGCGCAACTGA
- a CDS encoding pentapeptide repeat-containing protein: MPPPLRRRSGSPRPPAAPSLPRRDQLQTPRSDLEPDGLWDGVWASAEDAPAPAEGAVQMGGAEIRESILQDIRLSSARADSLRLTDVELRGCDLSGMVADGATLTRVRFVGCRLTGVVLSDSRLTDVSFDDCHADMINLRMARLHRVRLSSTRCRQADLMEARVADLSTDGADLRGATLDKASFAAADLRGADLEDLRGASALRGSLISPEQVLGVGLALIAEAGIRVE; this comes from the coding sequence GTGCCCCCACCGCTCCGCCGCCGTTCCGGTTCGCCCCGACCGCCCGCCGCACCGTCCTTGCCGCGTCGGGACCAACTGCAGACCCCGAGGTCCGATCTCGAACCGGACGGTCTGTGGGATGGCGTGTGGGCCAGCGCCGAGGACGCCCCTGCGCCCGCCGAGGGCGCGGTCCAGATGGGCGGTGCGGAGATCCGTGAGTCGATCCTCCAGGACATCCGGCTGAGCAGTGCCAGGGCCGACTCACTGCGACTCACCGATGTCGAGCTGCGCGGGTGCGACCTGTCCGGCATGGTCGCCGACGGGGCCACGTTGACGCGGGTCAGATTTGTGGGCTGCCGCCTCACCGGCGTAGTCCTGTCCGACAGCAGACTCACCGACGTGTCCTTCGACGACTGTCACGCCGACATGATCAACCTGCGCATGGCCCGGTTGCACCGGGTGCGGCTGTCCTCGACCCGCTGCAGGCAGGCCGACCTCATGGAGGCGCGGGTGGCGGACCTGTCGACCGACGGCGCGGACCTGCGCGGGGCGACCCTCGACAAGGCGTCGTTCGCGGCGGCGGACCTCCGCGGGGCCGACCTGGAGGACCTGAGGGGAGCGTCCGCCCTCCGGGGATCGCTCATCTCGCCGGAACAGGTCCTGGGGGTCGGCCTGGCGCTGATCGCCGAGGCGGGCATCAGGGTTGAATGA
- a CDS encoding glycoside hydrolase family 25 protein, whose protein sequence is MTPAGQPSRHALLPRLIVALASAVALALGLLAVVISPRADAVVPLSPAFDSLARGVDSSSWQHPHGAHVDWHAAAASGQSFAFVKATEGTGPANRYYEADVEAARAAGMAVGSYHKARPAMDPAIQARAFATRVQSVGGEQLPPVLDIETDEGKNPQELIEWTRVFLTELQHLTGRTPIVYTYRFFWIDRMANTTQFSEYPLWLAEYGVPEPTLPVIGGWNEWLFWQNSETGEVPGFTGPVDLNIFAGTREDLGAWMGPVTPGEAPAPAPEAAPAPAPAPEPAPEIARVPDPAPVLDPAPAPVAGGRAEPVTIVVPEGLPAPDGVRLPETVTVPAHMLDQIPPEFR, encoded by the coding sequence ATGACACCAGCCGGTCAGCCGTCGCGCCATGCCCTCCTCCCCCGCCTCATCGTGGCCCTGGCCTCCGCGGTCGCTCTGGCCCTCGGCCTTCTCGCCGTCGTCATCTCCCCCCGCGCCGACGCCGTCGTCCCCCTCTCCCCCGCGTTCGACAGCCTGGCCCGCGGCGTCGACTCCTCGAGTTGGCAGCATCCGCACGGCGCACACGTCGACTGGCACGCGGCCGCCGCATCAGGCCAGTCGTTCGCCTTCGTCAAGGCCACCGAGGGCACCGGCCCCGCGAACCGCTACTACGAGGCCGACGTGGAAGCCGCCCGCGCCGCGGGGATGGCCGTGGGCAGCTACCACAAGGCGCGGCCCGCGATGGATCCCGCGATCCAGGCGCGCGCCTTCGCCACCCGGGTGCAGTCGGTGGGCGGCGAACAGTTGCCGCCGGTGCTCGACATCGAGACCGACGAGGGCAAGAACCCGCAGGAGCTGATCGAGTGGACGCGGGTCTTCCTCACGGAACTGCAGCACCTCACCGGTCGGACGCCGATCGTCTACACGTACCGGTTCTTCTGGATCGACCGGATGGCCAACACCACCCAGTTCTCCGAGTACCCGCTGTGGCTGGCCGAGTACGGGGTCCCGGAGCCGACGCTCCCCGTGATCGGCGGGTGGAACGAGTGGCTGTTCTGGCAGAACTCGGAGACAGGCGAGGTGCCGGGCTTCACCGGTCCCGTGGACCTCAACATCTTCGCCGGGACACGCGAGGATCTCGGGGCGTGGATGGGGCCTGTCACGCCGGGCGAGGCGCCGGCGCCCGCACCCGAGGCCGCGCCAGCTCCGGCGCCGGCGCCCGAACCGGCACCGGAGATCGCGCGCGTTCCGGATCCCGCACCGGTCCTCGATCCCGCTCCCGCCCCTGTCGCCGGGGGACGCGCGGAACCGGTCACCATCGTGGTCCCCGAAGGTCTCCCCGCGCCCGACGGCGTCAGGCTGCCCGAGACCGTCACCGTCCCGGCCCACATGCTCGACCAGATCCCGCCAGAGTTCCGCTAG
- a CDS encoding DUF3054 domain-containing protein, with translation MALPLVFLLDAVSVVVFATFGRGAHSEGLGIGQVWGTAWPFLVGLLVGWIAVLIARRDPARVRAGVVVWACTLVGGMVIRGLGDGRVPHWSFMVVAALATGVFLVGWRALRAAVSRRRAV, from the coding sequence GTGGCGCTTCCGTTGGTATTCCTGTTAGACGCGGTGTCGGTGGTCGTGTTCGCGACCTTCGGGCGCGGTGCCCATTCCGAGGGCCTCGGTATCGGCCAGGTATGGGGTACGGCGTGGCCTTTCCTGGTGGGCCTGCTGGTGGGGTGGATCGCGGTGCTGATCGCACGCCGCGACCCCGCGAGGGTCCGAGCCGGTGTCGTGGTGTGGGCCTGCACGCTCGTCGGCGGGATGGTGATCCGCGGTCTGGGTGACGGGCGGGTGCCGCACTGGAGTTTCATGGTGGTGGCCGCGCTCGCCACCGGGGTGTTTCTCGTGGGCTGGCGGGCGCTGCGGGCGGCGGTGTCCCGGCGCCGGGCGGTCTAG
- a CDS encoding YbhN family protein, producing the protein MKGTRGTTLRRGVRMVLANPWFKAIATLTVLGFVLYWLRGQMPFFAEGFSAVVNPHWGWVAVALVFSYLSMSSYGSVQKVLLQSAGVRVGYWGSVGLVFSANAFSTCIPGGQVFGTTLTYRKTRQWGATRVVASWQLVISGVLSAVGIVLLALAGFFLVGRVSNPFLLMLSAVGLVAIVVVVQWAARNPDRIEEALLTLLAWVNARRRKSADHGAAGVRKIVEQAEAVEMTKTQFSKAFAFSLLNWVADVGCLWAAAHAVGAQPSIGGLCIAYVTGKIVASAPITPGGLGTVEFALITALTAGGLGAHQAFAAVFLYRIVSFVLVALAGWVVFFLFYRGAVEVDPDVAHEDGSPPPERPSSSTTGHPDRSAVVAAPPAGIAAMWPLHGTPWRPTVHGHSGPIPLLRVRDDGTRTGEPGEPGEGDGSGRGARDETHVEADEDSCAVSGPTRRDEKES; encoded by the coding sequence ATGAAGGGGACGCGGGGCACCACGCTTCGCCGTGGTGTCCGGATGGTCCTGGCCAACCCCTGGTTCAAGGCGATCGCCACTCTCACAGTCCTGGGTTTCGTCCTCTACTGGCTCCGCGGACAGATGCCGTTCTTCGCCGAGGGGTTCTCGGCGGTGGTCAATCCGCACTGGGGATGGGTCGCGGTCGCGTTGGTGTTCTCGTACCTCTCCATGTCCAGCTACGGCTCCGTGCAGAAGGTGCTCCTCCAGTCGGCCGGGGTCAGGGTGGGGTACTGGGGGAGCGTCGGCCTGGTCTTCTCCGCCAACGCGTTCTCGACGTGCATTCCCGGCGGTCAGGTCTTCGGGACCACCTTGACCTACCGCAAGACCCGGCAGTGGGGTGCGACCCGCGTCGTGGCGTCGTGGCAGCTGGTGATCTCCGGGGTGCTGTCGGCGGTGGGGATCGTGCTGCTCGCGCTGGCGGGCTTCTTCCTGGTGGGCCGCGTGTCCAACCCGTTCCTGCTCATGCTGTCGGCCGTCGGTCTCGTGGCGATCGTGGTGGTGGTGCAGTGGGCCGCGCGGAACCCGGACAGGATCGAGGAGGCCCTGCTGACCCTCCTGGCCTGGGTCAACGCGCGGCGACGCAAGTCCGCCGATCACGGCGCCGCCGGTGTGCGCAAGATCGTGGAGCAGGCCGAGGCGGTCGAGATGACCAAGACCCAGTTCTCCAAGGCCTTCGCGTTCTCGCTGCTCAACTGGGTGGCCGATGTCGGCTGCCTGTGGGCGGCCGCCCACGCGGTCGGCGCGCAGCCCAGCATCGGAGGTCTGTGCATCGCTTATGTGACCGGCAAGATCGTGGCCTCCGCGCCGATCACTCCGGGCGGGCTCGGGACGGTCGAGTTCGCGCTCATCACCGCACTTACCGCGGGCGGACTCGGTGCGCATCAGGCATTCGCGGCGGTGTTCCTCTACCGCATCGTCAGCTTTGTCCTGGTGGCGCTGGCCGGGTGGGTGGTCTTCTTCCTCTTCTACCGTGGAGCAGTGGAGGTCGACCCCGATGTCGCCCACGAGGACGGCTCTCCCCCTCCGGAGCGCCCGTCGTCGTCGACTACTGGCCACCCTGACCGGTCCGCGGTCGTCGCCGCCCCGCCGGCCGGAATCGCCGCGATGTGGCCGCTGCACGGCACGCCGTGGCGCCCGACCGTCCACGGCCATTCCGGTCCGATCCCCCTCCTGCGGGTCCGCGATGACGGGACGCGGACGGGCGAGCCCGGCGAGCCGGGCGAGGGTGACGGGAGCGGCCGCGGGGCCCGCGATGAGACCCATGTCGAGGCCGACGAGGACTCCTGTGCGGTGAGTGGCCCGACGCGACGAGACGAGAAGGAGTCGTGA